In Paenibacillus sp. G2S3, a single window of DNA contains:
- a CDS encoding MFS transporter, whose protein sequence is MESTEAQNKKHWKRDIIIFLSSQTFSLFGSALVQYAIMWYVTLTTKSGMMMTLFIICGFIPTFLLSPFAGVWADRFNRKYLIIIADAMIAFVTLILAITFLLGYDEIWLLFAIAAVRALGAGVQSPAVGAILPQIVPEDKLTKVNGINGSLQALMMFVAPIVSASLLSLATIEVIFFIDVVTAAIAIFTLSFFLKISLHKKATDKQTTSYLEDFKQGLSYIKNHSFLKTFFIFFAFFFVLMAPAAFLTPLQVTRSFGDDYWRLTAIEIAFSIGMMAGGAIIASWGGFRNKVYTMTFASLIMGVCTLALGVVPVFWIYLAMMAIFGVAIPVFNTPTTVMLQEKVDPDYLGRIFGVFGMISTSMMPIGMLIFGPLADVIKIEWLLVGTGLLTVVLSIFFIRNKRLVEAGMPLIKEASQE, encoded by the coding sequence GTGGAATCAACTGAAGCACAAAACAAAAAACATTGGAAACGGGATATAATTATCTTTCTAAGTAGTCAAACATTTTCGTTATTCGGCTCTGCATTAGTTCAATATGCAATTATGTGGTACGTTACACTCACAACAAAATCGGGTATGATGATGACGTTATTTATTATTTGTGGATTCATTCCTACCTTTCTATTATCTCCATTTGCAGGTGTATGGGCGGACCGCTTCAACCGGAAATATCTAATTATCATAGCAGATGCCATGATTGCCTTTGTCACACTGATTTTAGCCATTACATTTTTGTTAGGTTATGATGAGATATGGTTGTTATTCGCCATTGCTGCAGTTCGCGCCCTCGGAGCTGGGGTTCAATCACCTGCGGTTGGGGCAATATTACCTCAAATCGTACCAGAGGATAAGCTGACGAAAGTAAATGGGATTAACGGAAGTCTTCAAGCACTAATGATGTTTGTTGCACCTATCGTTAGCGCGTCATTGCTTTCATTGGCAACAATTGAGGTCATTTTCTTTATTGATGTTGTCACAGCGGCGATAGCGATCTTTACATTATCTTTCTTTTTGAAAATATCTTTGCATAAAAAAGCGACTGATAAGCAAACGACTAGTTATTTGGAAGATTTTAAACAGGGTTTAAGCTATATTAAAAACCACAGCTTTCTCAAAACCTTTTTCATTTTTTTCGCCTTTTTCTTTGTATTGATGGCGCCGGCGGCATTTTTAACACCGCTACAAGTGACGCGCAGCTTCGGAGATGATTATTGGCGATTAACAGCCATTGAAATTGCTTTCTCTATCGGTATGATGGCTGGTGGAGCAATTATTGCCTCATGGGGCGGCTTCCGCAACAAGGTATATACGATGACTTTCGCTAGCTTAATTATGGGTGTATGTACGTTAGCTTTGGGTGTTGTACCTGTATTTTGGATTTATTTAGCTATGATGGCTATATTCGGCGTAGCTATACCCGTCTTTAATACACCGACAACCGTAATGCTACAAGAGAAGGTAGATCCTGATTACTTGGGACGTATATTTGGAGTATTCGGTATGATATCGACTTCCATGATGCCAATCGGAATGTTGATATTCGGTCCGCTCGCGGATGTAATTAAGATTGAATGGCTCCTTGTTGGAACAGGGTTACTCACTGTAGTGCTGTCTATTTTCTTCATTCGTAACAAACGTTTGGTTGAAGCTGGGATGCCGTTAATAAAGGAAGCATCACAAGAGTAG
- a CDS encoding DEAD/DEAH box helicase: MNIAVKLMQKFKDRDTQNKLKVYQDKVELIRKRDLEAWDDRQLQAESLRLQEEAKSGTPLDELLIDAYALVCEAAKRKLGLQPYDVQIMAAIALHERFLIEQHTGEGKTLSAVMPAYLNALTGKGVHVLTFNDYLAKRDAEWMGPIYRFLGLTVNSAQAGMSLSEKREAYAKDITYVTAKEAGFDYLRDTIALSEADTVHRPFHYVIVDEADSLLLDEARVPLVISGDSPSSRSDSFRFAEVARQLKQAEHYDFDEFQRNVYLNEAGAAKAESLLGCGNLYDSHNSHLLTALNCALHVESLLKKDIDYIVRDGKIELIEEYTGRVAENRYLPDGLQAALTAKEGLQSIAGGKILGTITIQHFISLYPQICGMTATAHASAMDFEDIYALQVVQIPPNRSNIRIDHPHRIYTHKEAKLKALVQEISAVHRTGRPILIGTSSVEESDMLAEALAAAGVSCHVLNAKNDAEEAGIIAKAGEISAVTVSTNMAGRGVDIRLGGGDPAQAEVVAKLGGLYVIGTHVNESVRIDDQLRGRSGRQGDPGASVFYVSLEDELMLRFGIHKTVRAPKQDEALEEVLSSKITSIQRIVMGQNFDIHKELNGYSDMVEDQRRILYAERLRILKGEQPLSPAEQRVRLFYIDELWADHLAYVSYLREGIHLESLASRNPIDEFHSQITEAYEQIPSKINSASEDMLERLEGSNDPAEWEKFGLKSPASTRTYIINDQYLQNKRTSWTGTTVFAYWLRMIAKPIFKLSKY, encoded by the coding sequence ATGAATATAGCCGTCAAATTGATGCAAAAGTTCAAAGACCGCGATACCCAGAATAAGCTGAAAGTTTATCAGGACAAAGTGGAGCTCATCAGGAAACGGGATTTGGAAGCATGGGACGATAGACAGCTTCAAGCGGAATCCCTCCGGCTGCAAGAAGAAGCAAAATCGGGCACCCCTTTAGATGAGCTGCTTATCGATGCTTATGCGTTAGTCTGCGAGGCAGCCAAGAGAAAGCTCGGATTACAGCCTTACGATGTCCAGATCATGGCTGCCATCGCTCTGCACGAGAGATTCTTGATTGAGCAGCATACCGGTGAAGGAAAAACACTTTCTGCTGTTATGCCTGCATATCTAAATGCACTGACCGGCAAAGGTGTTCATGTTCTGACTTTTAACGATTACTTGGCCAAACGGGATGCGGAGTGGATGGGCCCGATCTATCGTTTCCTCGGGTTAACGGTAAACTCGGCTCAAGCGGGCATGAGCCTGTCCGAGAAACGGGAAGCATACGCCAAGGATATAACCTATGTTACGGCCAAAGAAGCGGGATTCGATTACTTGCGCGACACAATCGCACTAAGCGAAGCCGATACCGTGCATCGCCCTTTCCATTACGTCATCGTCGACGAAGCGGATTCGCTGCTTCTCGACGAAGCGCGGGTGCCGCTAGTCATCAGCGGTGATTCGCCCTCTTCCAGGAGCGACAGCTTTCGTTTCGCAGAAGTGGCTCGGCAGCTCAAGCAAGCTGAGCATTACGACTTCGACGAGTTCCAGCGGAACGTTTATTTAAATGAAGCAGGCGCTGCGAAAGCGGAATCGCTGCTGGGATGCGGCAATTTGTACGATAGCCATAATAGTCATTTGTTAACGGCATTAAATTGCGCGCTGCATGTGGAATCATTACTAAAAAAAGACATCGACTACATTGTCCGGGACGGCAAAATCGAGCTGATCGAAGAATATACCGGCCGCGTGGCGGAGAACCGATATTTGCCGGACGGGCTGCAAGCCGCGCTTACGGCCAAAGAAGGGCTGCAATCTATAGCCGGCGGAAAAATTCTCGGGACGATCACCATTCAACACTTCATCAGCCTGTATCCGCAGATTTGCGGAATGACGGCTACCGCGCATGCTTCCGCAATGGACTTCGAAGATATTTATGCGCTGCAGGTCGTACAAATTCCGCCGAATCGGTCAAACATTCGAATCGACCATCCGCACCGGATTTATACCCATAAAGAAGCCAAGCTTAAGGCACTCGTACAAGAAATCTCGGCCGTCCATAGGACGGGACGTCCAATTCTCATTGGTACGTCAAGCGTCGAGGAATCAGATATGCTGGCAGAGGCGCTAGCGGCTGCCGGCGTATCTTGCCATGTCCTGAATGCGAAAAACGATGCGGAAGAAGCTGGCATCATCGCTAAGGCGGGAGAAATCAGCGCAGTGACGGTGTCTACAAATATGGCGGGACGCGGCGTCGACATCCGGCTCGGCGGCGGTGATCCCGCGCAAGCAGAGGTAGTCGCCAAGCTGGGCGGGTTGTACGTGATTGGCACCCATGTGAACGAAAGCGTGCGTATCGACGACCAGCTGCGCGGGCGTTCCGGCCGCCAAGGCGACCCGGGAGCTTCTGTTTTTTATGTAAGCTTGGAGGACGAGTTGATGCTTCGCTTCGGCATCCATAAAACGGTTCGCGCTCCCAAGCAGGATGAGGCTCTTGAAGAGGTGCTCAGCAGCAAGATCACAAGTATTCAGCGTATTGTTATGGGCCAAAACTTCGATATCCACAAGGAACTGAACGGTTATTCGGATATGGTGGAGGATCAGAGGCGAATTCTATACGCGGAGCGGCTCCGAATTTTAAAAGGCGAGCAGCCGTTGAGCCCAGCGGAGCAGCGGGTACGGCTTTTTTATATCGACGAGCTCTGGGCTGACCATCTTGCATACGTTTCTTACCTTCGCGAAGGCATTCACTTGGAGAGCCTTGCCAGCCGCAATCCGATCGACGAATTTCATTCGCAAATCACCGAAGCCTACGAGCAAATTCCTTCTAAAATAAATAGCGCGTCGGAGGATATGCTTGAAAGGCTCGAAGGTTCGAATGATCCGGCAGAATGGGAAAAGTTCGGTCTGAAAAGCCCTGCTTCCACCCGGACTTATATTATCAACGATCAATACCTACAGAATAAGCGAACCTCATGGACCGGAACGACCGTATTTGCTTATTGGCTTCGTATGATTGCAAAACCGATATTCAAGCTGTCAAAATATTGA